The following coding sequences lie in one Rhizobium sp. ZPR4 genomic window:
- the kdgD gene encoding 5-dehydro-4-deoxyglucarate dehydratase — protein MNPIELKKMVGSGLLSFPVTHFDSDLKFDEAKYRRHVEWLAGYDAAALFAAGGTGEFFSLNPVEIPQVVRAAKASAGNTPIISGTGYGTSLAIEIAKAAEKAGADGLLLLPPYLMFAEQAGLIAHVKAVCQSVGIGVIVYNRDNAVLSADSIARLADECPNLIGYKDGVGEVDKVIEITTKLQDRLVYVGGMPTHEVYAQAYFAAGVTTYSSAVFNFIPALAQRFYSALRSGDQATVDEILTGFFFPFVALRNRKKGYAVSIIKAGLHVLGKDPGPVRPPLTDLTPEELAALAKIIETAKAA, from the coding sequence ATGAACCCGATTGAACTCAAAAAGATGGTTGGCAGCGGTCTGCTGTCCTTTCCCGTCACCCATTTCGATAGCGACCTCAAATTCGATGAGGCGAAGTACCGCCGCCATGTTGAATGGCTGGCAGGCTATGATGCTGCCGCCCTTTTTGCTGCCGGCGGAACGGGTGAATTCTTCTCCCTCAATCCCGTCGAAATTCCGCAGGTCGTTCGTGCCGCAAAGGCATCTGCGGGCAATACGCCGATCATCTCAGGAACGGGCTATGGCACGTCGCTCGCCATCGAGATCGCCAAGGCGGCCGAGAAGGCCGGGGCCGACGGTCTGCTGCTCTTGCCGCCTTATCTCATGTTTGCCGAACAGGCCGGTCTGATCGCTCATGTCAAGGCGGTCTGCCAATCCGTCGGGATCGGTGTCATTGTCTACAACCGCGACAATGCGGTGCTCAGTGCAGACAGCATAGCGCGGCTCGCCGACGAATGCCCGAATCTGATCGGCTACAAGGACGGCGTCGGTGAAGTCGACAAGGTAATTGAGATCACCACCAAGCTCCAGGATCGCCTGGTCTATGTCGGCGGCATGCCCACGCATGAAGTCTATGCCCAGGCCTATTTCGCGGCTGGCGTCACGACCTATTCCTCCGCCGTCTTCAATTTCATTCCCGCGCTTGCCCAGCGTTTCTATAGCGCGTTGCGGAGCGGCGATCAGGCAACCGTCGATGAAATCCTCACGGGCTTCTTCTTCCCGTTCGTCGCCCTGCGCAATCGGAAGAAGGGCTATGCGGTCTCGATCATCAAGGCCGGCTTACATGTTCTCGGTAAAGATCCCGGCCCGGTGCGTCCACCGCTGACCGATTTGACCCCGGAGGAGCTGGCAGCACTCGCCAAGATCATCGAGACGGCCAAGGCCGCGTAA
- a CDS encoding mannonate dehydratase: MYVGTQVEARDDDDYRVFAQLGLKHICADPPGKPESWTLSDLERLRDKVESFGLILDMIQLPLPSQPIEKASYPDILLAGPDRDRQIDAVCKLIEDVAAVGIPAAKYNLNLIGIPRTPEERGRGGSMNASFRWDKADHQAAPGLAGVLSEDENWERIDYFLERVVPVAESNRVRLACHPHDPYTPPGYRGVTRVLGSVEGLKKFVLMRESPYHGLNFCQGSVGEMLDNPREEIDDIIRWFGTRGKLFNVHFRNIRGGKLSFMETFPDEGDMDMVRSVKVYKEVGYQYMLMPDHVPTISGRDPTGVAFAFCYGYIAALVQSLEGA, translated from the coding sequence GTGTATGTAGGAACGCAGGTCGAGGCGCGCGACGACGACGATTATCGCGTTTTCGCGCAATTGGGGCTGAAGCATATATGTGCGGACCCGCCGGGAAAACCGGAGAGCTGGACGCTGTCCGATCTTGAGCGCCTCCGCGACAAGGTCGAGAGTTTCGGGCTGATTCTGGATATGATCCAGCTTCCCTTGCCGTCTCAGCCGATCGAAAAGGCATCCTATCCTGATATTCTGCTTGCCGGACCGGATCGTGATCGCCAGATCGATGCGGTTTGCAAGCTCATCGAAGATGTGGCGGCTGTCGGCATTCCCGCAGCAAAATACAATCTCAACCTCATCGGCATTCCGCGCACGCCGGAAGAACGAGGACGCGGCGGTTCGATGAATGCGAGCTTCCGCTGGGATAAGGCGGACCACCAGGCGGCCCCTGGCCTCGCCGGCGTCTTGTCGGAAGATGAGAACTGGGAGCGGATCGACTATTTCCTGGAGCGCGTCGTGCCCGTGGCGGAGAGCAATCGCGTCCGTCTCGCCTGCCATCCGCACGATCCCTATACGCCGCCGGGTTATCGCGGTGTCACGCGCGTGCTCGGCTCCGTCGAAGGCCTGAAGAAATTCGTGCTGATGCGCGAAAGCCCCTATCACGGGCTAAACTTCTGCCAGGGATCGGTCGGCGAGATGCTAGACAATCCGCGTGAGGAAATCGACGACATCATCCGTTGGTTCGGCACGCGCGGTAAGCTTTTCAACGTCCATTTCCGCAACATTCGCGGCGGCAAGCTCTCCTTCATGGAGACTTTCCCGGACGAGGGCGACATGGATATGGTCCGTTCCGTGAAGGTCTACAAGGAAGTCGGCTATCAATACATGCTGATGCCCGATCATGTGCCGACCATCAGCGGCCGGGACCCGACCGGCGTCGCCTTCGCCTTCTGCTATGGCTACATCGCGGCCCTCGTTCAGTCGCTCGAAGGCGCCTGA
- a CDS encoding FadR/GntR family transcriptional regulator, producing the protein MATNARARQRLAQRVIDELRMQIETGKLQAGDQLPTEPQLEAAFDVSRTVVREAIADLRAAGLVQPVQGKGVFVSQTSARSGLLLTPIEVKSIPETLELLEFRMAAEGEAAAIAAYRRTAEQEAAIAAANRKMALLIEQGLSTVEADYEFHMAIAAATNNRFYVDVLRHFGARTIPRGQFPTLPEANDRAYLEKVHAEHAEILAAIADQDPERARQAMRAHMLASQRRYRMLAEQQ; encoded by the coding sequence ATGGCGACAAATGCCCGGGCGAGGCAAAGGCTGGCACAAAGGGTCATCGATGAACTGCGTATGCAGATCGAAACTGGCAAGCTTCAGGCGGGCGACCAGCTTCCGACGGAGCCGCAGCTCGAAGCGGCCTTCGATGTCAGCCGGACTGTGGTGCGCGAGGCGATCGCGGACCTTCGTGCTGCAGGCCTTGTCCAGCCCGTTCAAGGCAAGGGCGTATTCGTTTCCCAAACGTCGGCACGATCCGGTCTGCTATTGACGCCCATCGAGGTCAAAAGCATCCCCGAGACACTGGAATTGCTCGAATTCCGCATGGCTGCGGAAGGCGAGGCGGCTGCAATCGCCGCCTATCGCCGGACGGCCGAACAGGAGGCGGCAATTGCTGCCGCCAACCGCAAGATGGCATTGCTGATCGAGCAGGGACTATCGACCGTCGAAGCGGATTATGAATTCCACATGGCGATCGCGGCGGCCACGAACAACCGCTTCTATGTCGATGTACTCCGGCATTTCGGCGCCCGAACCATCCCGCGCGGACAGTTTCCGACATTGCCTGAAGCGAATGATCGCGCCTATCTGGAGAAGGTGCATGCCGAGCATGCGGAAATTCTGGCTGCGATCGCGGACCAGGACCCGGAGCGAGCGCGCCAGGCGATGCGGGCACATATGCTGGCGAGCCAGCGCCGTTATCGCATGCTCGCGGAGCAGCAATAG
- a CDS encoding ABC transporter substrate-binding protein: MKHFSKAMFVGATIGMLTLAAPQLQAATPKDQLVIGTSLAQVLSLDPQQATEPKALEILANLYDRLVATTADGKIVPQLAESWTDDGKSLTLKLREATFASGNPVTANDVVFSLTRLMKLNQSGSSYFKRIGYSTETVANQIHAVDAKTVRIDLTDKVTAEGLLYRLALGVSSVVDSVEVQKHIANDDSGNAWLRTHSAGSGPFTLNKWTPNEIVILDANKAYVGGAPKMRRVIIRHVPESQVERLMLDRGDIDIGNALSKSDLETFETKGNFVIQRVPTGGFYVLAMNAGNQYLANPKVREAIAYGIDYKGIEKTIMGPYGRARNVPVPENFEYALPNPDWHLDVAKAKQLLTDAGFKDGFSLTLKTISQTPRIDLATAIQASLGQIGIKVEIQQGNGSEIIAAHRARNFDLLLPQTSALMPNVLGSMDDFANNPDNRLEANNAGNFAWRSAWDIPGLTALAEKTSVEPDAKKRAELYTQMQQMFVDLKPALLPLFERFEPLVLSARVKGYLGHPNQMTRLENVTKADAE, encoded by the coding sequence ATGAAGCACTTTTCGAAGGCCATGTTTGTGGGCGCTACAATCGGCATGCTGACACTGGCTGCGCCGCAGCTTCAGGCGGCTACGCCCAAAGATCAATTGGTAATCGGCACCTCGCTCGCGCAGGTGCTGTCCCTCGACCCGCAGCAGGCCACTGAACCCAAGGCGCTCGAAATCCTTGCCAATCTCTACGATCGACTTGTCGCAACGACCGCGGATGGCAAGATCGTACCGCAGCTGGCAGAAAGCTGGACGGATGACGGCAAGTCGCTGACGCTGAAATTGCGGGAAGCCACTTTCGCCTCCGGCAACCCGGTCACCGCCAACGATGTCGTCTTCTCACTGACCCGGCTGATGAAGCTCAACCAGTCTGGTTCCTCCTATTTCAAGCGCATCGGCTATTCCACGGAAACCGTCGCCAATCAGATCCATGCGGTCGACGCCAAGACGGTGCGCATCGATCTGACGGACAAGGTGACGGCCGAAGGGCTGCTTTATCGGCTGGCGCTCGGCGTTTCGAGCGTTGTCGATAGTGTCGAGGTGCAGAAGCATATTGCAAACGACGATTCCGGAAACGCCTGGCTGCGTACCCATTCGGCAGGCTCCGGGCCGTTCACGCTGAACAAATGGACCCCAAACGAGATCGTCATTCTGGATGCCAACAAGGCCTATGTCGGCGGCGCACCGAAAATGCGGCGCGTCATCATCCGCCATGTACCGGAAAGCCAGGTCGAGCGGCTGATGCTTGACCGCGGCGATATCGATATCGGCAATGCATTGTCCAAGTCCGATCTCGAAACCTTCGAGACCAAGGGCAATTTCGTCATCCAGCGCGTGCCGACGGGTGGCTTCTATGTGCTGGCGATGAATGCGGGCAATCAATATCTCGCCAACCCGAAGGTTCGTGAAGCCATCGCCTACGGCATTGACTACAAGGGTATTGAGAAGACCATCATGGGTCCTTACGGCCGGGCACGAAACGTCCCCGTTCCGGAAAACTTCGAATACGCACTGCCGAATCCGGACTGGCATCTCGATGTTGCCAAGGCAAAGCAATTGCTCACGGACGCAGGCTTCAAGGACGGCTTCTCGCTGACGCTGAAGACGATCTCGCAGACGCCGCGCATCGATCTGGCAACCGCCATTCAGGCCTCCCTCGGCCAGATCGGCATCAAGGTCGAGATACAGCAGGGCAATGGTTCAGAGATCATTGCCGCCCACCGCGCGCGCAACTTCGACCTGCTGCTGCCGCAGACGAGCGCGCTGATGCCGAACGTTCTTGGCTCCATGGATGATTTTGCCAACAATCCCGACAACCGGCTCGAGGCCAACAATGCCGGCAACTTCGCCTGGCGTTCGGCCTGGGATATCCCCGGATTGACGGCACTTGCGGAAAAGACCTCGGTAGAGCCCGATGCCAAGAAGCGGGCCGAACTCTATACCCAGATGCAGCAGATGTTCGTTGATCTGAAACCGGCGCTCCTGCCGCTTTTCGAACGGTTCGAACCCCTTGTTCTCTCCGCCAGGGTCAAAGGCTATCTCGGGCATCCCAACCAGATGACCCGCCTTGAAAACGTGACCAAGGCCGACGCCGAATAA
- a CDS encoding ABC transporter permease, giving the protein MKELSVAEFGRRIAHLIVSLFILLLVTFVIGRVLPADPVGAIVGELADPAAYAAMRQRLGLDLPVYEQFFIYLKGLAHGDFGTAILTGNPVSADLAQAFPATFELATLAVIISTFVGVPLGLVAALFRDRLIDKIARVVSLVGHSIPVFWFGIVGLVVFYASLNWVGGPGRVDVYYEGIVTPQTGLLLVDSLLQGETDIFWNALSHIILPAFILAYAAVAYITRMTRSFTLEQLSQDYVIAARAKGVGPARTIIGHVLPNIAVQLITILAISYGGLLEGAVVTEIVFSWPGIGQYMTNALMIGDMNAILAATIIVGFFFMLLNFLADIAYAVFDPRTREAAR; this is encoded by the coding sequence ATGAAGGAACTATCCGTAGCCGAATTCGGCCGACGCATCGCGCATCTGATCGTCAGCCTGTTCATCCTCCTGTTGGTCACCTTCGTGATCGGCCGCGTCCTGCCGGCCGATCCGGTGGGTGCGATCGTCGGCGAGCTGGCCGATCCCGCCGCCTATGCGGCAATGCGCCAGCGGCTCGGACTGGATCTTCCCGTTTACGAACAGTTCTTCATCTATCTGAAGGGTCTTGCCCATGGCGATTTCGGCACGGCGATCCTGACGGGAAATCCCGTCTCCGCCGATCTTGCCCAGGCCTTTCCGGCGACGTTCGAGCTTGCGACGCTTGCCGTCATCATCTCGACCTTCGTCGGCGTGCCGCTCGGTCTGGTGGCAGCACTGTTCCGTGACCGGCTGATCGACAAGATCGCGCGCGTCGTCTCTCTCGTCGGCCATTCCATTCCGGTCTTCTGGTTCGGGATCGTCGGGCTTGTCGTCTTCTATGCGAGCCTGAACTGGGTCGGCGGCCCAGGCCGGGTCGATGTCTATTATGAGGGTATCGTCACGCCGCAAACCGGTCTTCTGCTGGTGGACAGTCTCCTGCAGGGCGAGACGGACATTTTCTGGAATGCGCTGAGCCACATCATCCTGCCGGCCTTCATTCTCGCCTATGCGGCCGTTGCCTATATCACCCGCATGACCCGCAGTTTCACCCTGGAGCAGCTCAGCCAGGACTATGTGATTGCCGCCCGCGCCAAGGGCGTCGGTCCAGCGCGAACCATCATCGGCCATGTTCTTCCGAACATCGCCGTGCAGCTCATCACCATTCTCGCCATCTCCTATGGGGGGCTGCTTGAGGGCGCGGTGGTGACCGAAATCGTCTTCTCCTGGCCGGGCATTGGCCAATACATGACGAACGCCCTGATGATCGGCGACATGAATGCCATTCTTGCGGCAACCATCATTGTCGGATTCTTCTTTATGCTTTTGAATTTCCTAGCGGATATCGCCTATGCGGTCTTCGATCCGCGCACCAGGGAGGCCGCCCGATGA
- a CDS encoding ABC transporter permease, with amino-acid sequence MSDAIHADVTVRPPNIMSRMTGSLKSAGSKLAHEPLGLTGFIILALLCLIAIFAPLLAPYDPNVQVLSDALKPPSLAHLAGTDEFGRDILSRLIFGTRITIQTVLSISVIVGPIGLLIGVVAGFFGGRIDALLMRATDIVLSFPSLILALAFAAALGAGLTTAIIAISLTAWPPIARLARAEALVVRNTDYVAAARLYGASRLRILFFYIAPMCVPSVIVRLTLNMAGIILTAASLGFLGLGAQPPAPEWGAMISNGRKYMLDFWWVAVMPGIAILLASLAFNIVGDTLRDILDPRHARS; translated from the coding sequence ATGAGCGATGCGATTCATGCGGACGTAACCGTCCGTCCGCCGAATATCATGAGCCGCATGACGGGCTCACTGAAAAGTGCCGGCAGCAAGCTTGCCCACGAGCCGCTTGGCCTCACAGGCTTCATCATCCTCGCCCTGCTATGCCTGATCGCGATCTTCGCGCCGCTTCTGGCGCCCTATGATCCGAACGTGCAGGTGCTTTCGGACGCGTTGAAGCCGCCAAGCCTTGCGCATCTGGCCGGAACCGACGAATTCGGCCGCGATATCCTAAGCCGCCTGATCTTCGGCACACGCATCACCATCCAGACGGTGCTGTCGATTTCGGTGATCGTCGGCCCGATCGGTCTTCTGATCGGCGTGGTTGCCGGCTTTTTCGGCGGTCGTATCGACGCACTCCTGATGCGCGCCACCGATATCGTGCTCTCCTTTCCGTCGCTGATCCTGGCACTGGCCTTTGCCGCGGCGCTCGGCGCTGGCCTGACGACAGCGATCATCGCCATCTCGCTGACAGCCTGGCCACCGATTGCAAGACTGGCACGCGCCGAGGCGCTCGTCGTCCGGAACACCGACTATGTCGCCGCTGCCCGGCTCTATGGTGCCTCCAGGCTGCGTATCCTGTTCTTCTACATCGCGCCGATGTGCGTCCCCTCGGTTATCGTGCGCCTGACGCTCAACATGGCAGGCATCATCCTGACGGCGGCGTCCCTTGGTTTCCTTGGGCTAGGCGCCCAGCCGCCAGCGCCGGAATGGGGCGCGATGATTTCCAACGGCCGCAAATACATGCTCGATTTCTGGTGGGTCGCCGTCATGCCCGGCATAGCGATCCTTCTGGCAAGTCTGGCCTTCAACATCGTCGGCGACACACTGCGCGATATTCTGGATCCCCGCCATGCAAGATCGTGA
- a CDS encoding ABC transporter ATP-binding protein, whose protein sequence is MQDRDPHPILSVRGLNVRFGRNSLAAVSDVSFDVGRERVGIVGESGSGKSTTGRAVMRLLPPSASITAERMALDGVSLLDRSERQMGALRGKDIALIMQDPRYSLNPVLTVGKQIAEAARLHLGLRGGKARDAARAMLERVRINDPERVMALYPHQISGGMGQRVMIAMMLLAKPKLVIADEPTSALDVSVRKDVLTLLDELVRENNSGLLLISHDIRMVAAFCERIIVMYSGRIVETLTRLEDAQHPYTRGLMSALPDPHKPVRRLAVLDREKLDLETSR, encoded by the coding sequence ATGCAAGATCGTGATCCCCATCCCATCCTCTCCGTTCGAGGCCTGAACGTCCGCTTTGGCCGCAACTCCCTGGCGGCGGTCTCCGATGTCAGTTTCGATGTCGGACGCGAGCGCGTCGGGATCGTCGGCGAATCCGGCTCCGGCAAATCGACGACAGGGCGCGCGGTCATGCGTCTGCTGCCGCCGAGCGCAAGCATCACGGCCGAACGCATGGCGCTCGACGGCGTCTCCCTGCTCGACAGGTCGGAGCGACAGATGGGCGCCCTGCGCGGCAAGGATATTGCTTTGATCATGCAGGATCCGCGCTATTCCCTCAATCCGGTGCTGACCGTCGGCAAGCAGATCGCTGAGGCGGCGCGACTGCATTTGGGTTTGCGTGGCGGCAAAGCGCGCGATGCTGCGCGCGCCATGCTCGAGCGCGTCCGTATCAACGATCCGGAGCGCGTGATGGCGCTCTACCCGCATCAGATCTCGGGCGGCATGGGTCAGCGCGTCATGATCGCGATGATGCTCTTGGCAAAACCGAAGCTTGTCATAGCCGACGAGCCGACGTCCGCACTCGATGTCAGCGTGCGCAAGGACGTGCTCACTCTGCTCGACGAGCTGGTGCGCGAGAACAATTCCGGACTGCTGCTCATCAGCCACGATATCCGCATGGTCGCGGCCTTCTGCGAGCGCATCATCGTCATGTATTCCGGCCGCATCGTGGAGACGCTGACGCGTCTGGAAGATGCCCAGCATCCATACACGCGCGGACTGATGTCCGCATTGCCGGACCCGCACAAGCCGGTGCGCCGCCTGGCGGTGCTCGACAGGGAAAAGCTTGATCTGGAGACCAGCCGATGA
- a CDS encoding ABC transporter ATP-binding protein, whose translation MISVRDLDVVFTSGKTKNHVVRGVSFDVGKGETLGIVGESGCGKSTVLRCLAGMEKGWSGDIGLAGKAVGKTRTRDELRQAQMVFQDPYGSLHPRHRIGTALAEPLRAMGHDDVWVKVEKALRQVGLPPAFANRYPHELSGGQRQRVAIARALILSPPILLLDEPTSALDVSIQAEILNLLADQRDERSLTYVLVSHDLAVIAHMCDRVLIMKAGTFVDELTKADLQAGTTHDAYTRELFEASFL comes from the coding sequence ATGATTAGCGTTCGCGATCTTGATGTCGTCTTCACCTCCGGCAAAACGAAAAACCATGTCGTCAGAGGGGTAAGCTTCGATGTCGGCAAGGGAGAGACGCTCGGTATCGTCGGCGAGTCGGGATGCGGCAAGTCGACCGTGCTGCGTTGCCTCGCCGGCATGGAAAAGGGATGGTCGGGCGATATCGGCCTTGCCGGCAAGGCTGTCGGCAAGACCCGCACGCGGGATGAACTGCGGCAGGCCCAGATGGTGTTTCAGGACCCCTACGGCTCGCTGCATCCCCGTCATCGTATCGGCACGGCGCTCGCCGAACCGCTGCGGGCCATGGGGCACGACGATGTCTGGGTGAAGGTCGAAAAGGCATTGCGCCAGGTCGGCCTGCCGCCGGCCTTCGCCAACCGCTATCCGCACGAACTTTCCGGCGGACAGCGTCAGCGCGTCGCGATCGCCCGGGCCTTGATCCTCTCACCGCCGATCCTGCTGCTTGACGAGCCGACTTCGGCGCTCGACGTGTCGATCCAGGCCGAAATCCTCAATCTTCTGGCCGACCAGCGTGACGAGCGTTCCCTGACCTATGTCCTCGTCAGCCACGATCTGGCCGTCATCGCCCATATGTGTGACCGGGTGCTGATCATGAAGGCCGGCACCTTCGTGGATGAGCTGACCAAGGCGGACTTGCAGGCCGGCACGACACATGACGCCTATACACGCGAACTGTTCGAGGCGAGTTTCCTTTAA
- a CDS encoding phosphoribosyltransferase family protein: MTSETADPRTGQNWTVDVAGYAVDLPIVAIKPDFAISLMMVIDLGVKFGEHVGIKLAAKFASLKPDIVVGTATLGIPVAIEVTRALGLDNYVVLQKSPKIHLANALEQRISSITSKGEQRLLLDRAAIPLLKGKRVLVVDDVVASGSSLKGSLELVRKAGAEVVGIGVILTEARDWQETLGSDCNLIQGLAHIPQFSKAGNSPWEPIPGT; the protein is encoded by the coding sequence ATGACCTCTGAGACCGCAGACCCGAGAACCGGGCAGAACTGGACGGTCGATGTTGCCGGCTATGCCGTTGATCTGCCGATCGTGGCGATTAAGCCGGATTTTGCCATTTCCCTCATGATGGTCATCGATCTCGGCGTGAAATTCGGCGAGCATGTCGGCATCAAGCTTGCCGCCAAATTCGCATCGCTCAAGCCCGACATCGTGGTCGGCACGGCGACACTTGGTATTCCCGTCGCCATTGAAGTGACACGGGCGCTCGGCCTCGACAACTATGTCGTCCTGCAGAAGTCGCCGAAGATCCATTTGGCAAATGCGCTGGAACAACGCATCTCCTCCATCACCTCCAAGGGCGAACAGCGCCTGCTGCTGGACCGTGCCGCGATCCCCCTTCTCAAGGGCAAGCGCGTGCTTGTCGTCGACGACGTGGTTGCCTCGGGGTCGAGCCTCAAGGGCTCGCTGGAACTGGTGCGCAAGGCGGGAGCTGAAGTTGTCGGCATTGGCGTTATCCTGACCGAAGCTCGCGATTGGCAGGAGACGCTGGGATCCGATTGCAACCTCATTCAGGGCCTCGCTCATATTCCTCAATTCTCCAAGGCCGGCAATTCGCCTTGGGAGCCAATTCCCGGCACCTGA
- a CDS encoding energy-coupling factor transporter transmembrane component T — MTRLHELNFFIKLGIAFIIMLAAWLAPDWRFGVPLALICLALLWGLKVPGLHGYVNGATLLTGMVMVSWMINLWLQGLSTPEALSVAAAMAARLVTTTAAFYFVMETSSPGEILAAASAARLPSIATLVLSLTFGVIPMLRDDFERIADAQRSRGMEIDDVSLPTKLRFALARGIPLLVQAIRMAHAISFSLTLYGYDLKHKRTTWREVGLMVEQRLSMKEKTHDL; from the coding sequence ATGACGCGGCTTCATGAGCTCAATTTCTTTATCAAGCTCGGAATTGCCTTCATCATCATGCTGGCCGCCTGGCTCGCCCCGGACTGGCGGTTCGGAGTGCCCCTTGCGCTTATCTGCCTGGCCCTTCTCTGGGGCTTGAAGGTCCCCGGTCTCCACGGTTACGTCAACGGCGCCACACTCCTGACCGGCATGGTCATGGTGAGCTGGATGATAAATCTCTGGCTGCAGGGTCTTTCGACACCGGAGGCCTTGTCGGTTGCGGCGGCGATGGCCGCCAGGCTGGTGACGACGACGGCCGCCTTCTATTTCGTCATGGAAACAAGCTCGCCGGGTGAGATATTGGCGGCGGCAAGCGCTGCGCGGCTGCCGTCCATTGCCACGCTTGTTCTGTCGCTGACCTTCGGCGTCATTCCGATGCTGCGCGATGATTTCGAGCGCATTGCGGACGCCCAGCGTTCTCGCGGCATGGAGATCGATGATGTCAGTCTGCCGACCAAACTGCGCTTTGCACTGGCACGCGGCATTCCGTTGCTCGTCCAGGCGATCCGCATGGCGCATGCCATCTCGTTTTCCCTCACCCTTTACGGATATGATCTGAAACACAAGCGAACAACCTGGCGAGAAGTCGGCCTGATGGTCGAGCAGCGCCTCAGCATGAAGGAAAAGACCCATGACCTCTGA
- a CDS encoding ATP-binding cassette domain-containing protein: MLNIANLTIGFGGAAPVLAETNCMLDEGQRLLVCGEAGSGKSTLLGVAAGLIPRLIPVAEFSGQVELDGRPLLSFTKKELFGTIGFVSQNSEDQLWDICVEDVIAFPLENKGVERNAIRDRLTELMTEFELQALSGRRVLTLSGGERRMVTIAAAIVSSPSILVLDEPTTGLDPAARVRLSNILRKVLDSTPTLLISEQDPLALCSVIDSIALLHGGGVSPSMAPEAVLRQDAAWIEAGILPPMRVRPARKTVEPGRPLLTVSGLASQLSRSRGNPVLKDVSFDIRAGEVLALIGRNGAGKTTLFKSILGLVKTTSGSILLDGTKADDWSVAARARKIAYIPQNMRHILFNMTVLGEVIFAITASSASSNDPAVLARATAALERYALSDLAEANPFALSARQQALLGLACADATGALVAIIDEPLLSRDIKGRQMLELFISSMQSSGRAVMLISHDLELVDDLATRLMILDNGTIAFEGVPEDGWESGSFHSLGWQAPYDMTAWSMA; the protein is encoded by the coding sequence GTGCTCAATATTGCCAATCTGACGATCGGTTTCGGTGGCGCCGCGCCGGTGCTTGCCGAAACCAATTGTATGCTTGACGAGGGGCAACGGCTTCTCGTCTGTGGTGAAGCCGGCAGCGGCAAGTCGACGTTGCTCGGCGTTGCCGCGGGCCTGATCCCGCGCCTTATTCCAGTTGCCGAATTCTCCGGGCAGGTGGAGCTTGATGGTCGTCCGTTGCTTTCCTTCACAAAGAAGGAGCTGTTCGGCACGATCGGCTTCGTGTCGCAAAACAGCGAAGACCAGCTTTGGGATATCTGCGTCGAGGATGTCATCGCCTTTCCGCTGGAAAACAAAGGCGTCGAGCGAAACGCGATCCGAGATCGGCTGACCGAACTGATGACCGAATTCGAGCTGCAGGCATTGAGCGGCCGTCGGGTTCTGACCCTTTCGGGGGGTGAACGGCGAATGGTCACCATAGCTGCAGCAATCGTCTCGAGCCCATCGATTCTGGTGCTTGACGAACCTACGACCGGGCTTGATCCGGCCGCCCGCGTGCGGCTGTCCAACATTCTGCGGAAAGTGCTGGACAGCACCCCGACGCTGCTGATCTCGGAGCAGGACCCTTTAGCACTTTGCTCCGTAATAGACAGCATTGCTTTGTTGCATGGCGGCGGTGTCTCTCCAAGCATGGCGCCGGAGGCGGTGCTCAGGCAGGATGCCGCCTGGATTGAAGCCGGCATTTTGCCGCCGATGCGCGTCCGGCCGGCGCGTAAGACCGTCGAGCCGGGCCGTCCGCTGTTGACCGTTTCAGGATTGGCGAGCCAGCTTTCCCGCTCGCGCGGAAACCCGGTGCTGAAGGACGTCAGTTTCGATATCCGGGCTGGAGAAGTGCTGGCGCTTATCGGCCGCAACGGCGCCGGCAAGACAACGCTGTTCAAATCGATCCTCGGGCTCGTGAAAACCACCTCGGGCTCCATCCTTCTCGACGGGACAAAGGCCGACGACTGGTCTGTTGCGGCGCGGGCGCGCAAGATCGCCTATATTCCTCAAAACATGCGCCATATCCTGTTCAACATGACCGTACTCGGTGAGGTGATTTTTGCGATTACGGCATCGAGCGCATCGTCGAACGACCCGGCCGTCCTTGCGCGCGCCACGGCGGCGCTGGAGCGATACGCACTCTCCGACCTGGCGGAAGCCAATCCGTTTGCTCTTTCGGCCCGTCAGCAGGCCTTGCTGGGGCTCGCCTGCGCCGACGCGACCGGCGCGCTTGTTGCCATCATCGACGAGCCGCTATTGAGCAGAGACATCAAAGGCCGGCAAATGCTGGAACTTTTCATCTCGTCAATGCAGTCTTCGGGGCGGGCGGTCATGCTGATCTCGCACGATCTGGAATTGGTCGACGATCTGGCCACCCGCCTGATGATCCTCGATAATGGCACGATCGCGTTCGAGGGGGTGCCCGAAGACGGTTGGGAAAGCGGCAGCTTCCATTCTCTCGGTTGGCAAGCACCCTACGATATGACAGCCTGGAGCATGGCATGA